One window of the Acinonyx jubatus isolate Ajub_Pintada_27869175 chromosome A2, VMU_Ajub_asm_v1.0, whole genome shotgun sequence genome contains the following:
- the ADAMTSL5 gene encoding ADAMTS-like protein 5 isoform X2, protein MGKLRPGDVEWLALGHPERDENRGPERLNDCPTSHSQWAQSWGSDPGLLAPPLPRPLCSPTPRPLQNLLLLWTLLNCGLGGSAQGPGEWTPWGSWSRCSSSCGRGVSVRSRRCIWLPGLDTCWGDTHEYRLCHLPDCPPGAIPFRDLQCALYNGHPVLGTQTTYQWVPFYGEALQGQLGLCARQGLPARLREVGARRSTDPCGCELEPATRLSTVPHCQAARKLSPGGGGGASDTPSCSAFTPNQCDLHCLAEGHAFYHTFGRVLDGTPCSPGAQGLCVAGRCLSAGCDGLLGSDAREDHCGRCGGANESCLFVQRVFRDSGAFAGYWNVTLIPEGARHIRVAHRSRNHLALIGVDGRHVLNGNWAVSPPGTYEAAGTRVVYTRAAGPEETLRAAGPTSQDLLLQEPNPGIEFEFWLPRERYGPFQAQAQALGWSLRQPQPREVEPQPAEAPAAPAAGSPRTAPPAPDPCSPCPDTRGRAHRLLHYCGGDFVFRARVLSRLQQAQETRYEVRVQLIYKNRSPLRALEYVWALGRCPCPRLDLHREYLLAVQRLISPDGTQDRLLLPHTGYARAWSPAEDSRVRLAARHCPA, encoded by the exons atggggaaactgaggcctggggatGTGGAGTGGCTGGCCCTTGGCCACCCAGAAAG AGATgagaacagaggcccagagaggttaaatgactgcCCCACATCACACAGCCAGTGGGCACAGAGCTGGGGTTCCGACCCCGGCCTGCTGGCGCCCCCACTGCCGcgccctctctgctcccccacaccccgccccctCCAGAACCTGCTTCTGCTGTGGACCCTCCTGAACTGTGGTTTAGGGGGCAGTGCCCAG GGTCCAGGTGAGTGGACCCCCTGGGGTTCCTGGAGTCGCTGTTCCAGCTCTTGTGGGCGGGGTGTCTCTGTGCGCAGCCGTCGCTGCATCTG GCTTCCCGGGTTAGACACATGCTGGGGAGACACCCATGAGTACCGCCTCTGCCATTTGCCG GACTGTCCCCCAGGGGCCATTCCATTCCGAGACCTCCAGTGTGCCCTCTACAATGGCCACCCTGTTCTAGGCACCCAGACGACTTACCAGTGGGTGCCCTTCTATGGTG aggCCCTCCAAGGCcagcttgggctctgtgccaggcagggtCTGCCAgccaggctcagagaagtgggAGCCAGGAGGAGCACGGATCCCTGCGGCTGTGAGCTTGAGCCTGCGACCAGACTGTCCACTGTGCCCCACTGCCAGGCAGCCAGGAAACTgagtccgggggggggggggggggccagtgACACACCCAGCTGCTCCGCATTCA CGCCCAACCAGTGCGACCTTCACTGCCTGGCCGAGGGGCACGCCTTCTACCACACCTTCGGCCGCGTCCTGGACGGCACCCCCTGCAGCCCCGGGGCCCAGGGGCTCTGCGTGGCCGGCCGCTGCCTC AGCGCCGGCTGTGACGGTTTGCTGGGCTCGGACGCCCGCGAAGATCACTGCGGCCGCTGCGGCGGCGCCAACGAGTCGTGCCTTTTCGTGCAGCGCGTGTTCCGTGACTCCG GTGCCTTCGCTGGGTACTGGAACGTGACCTTGATCCCCGAGGGCGCCAGACACATCCGCGTAGCCCACCGGAGCCGCAACCACCTGG CGCTGATAGGGGTCGACGGGCGCCACGTGCTCAACGGGAACTGGGCGGTCAGCCCACCCGGGACCTACGAGGCGGCGGGCACCCGTGTGGTCTACACCCGCGCTGCGGGGCCAGAGGAGACGCTGCGCGCGGCTGGGCCCACCTCCCAAGACCTGCTCCTGCAG GAGCCCAACCCCGGCATCGAGTTCGAGTTCTGGCTCCCTCGGGAGCGCTACGGCCCCTTCCAGGCGCAGGCGCAGGCCCTGGGCTGGTCCCTGCGGCAGCCGCAGCCTCGGGAGGTGGAACCACAGCCCGCTGAAGCCCCCGCGGCCCCAGCTGCCGGTTCCCCGAGGaccgcgccccccgccccag ACCCCTGCTCACCGTGCCCAGACACTCGAGGTCGCGCGCACCGGCTGCTCCACTATTGCGGCGGCGACTTCG TGTTCAGGGCCCGAGTGCTGAGCCGCCTCCAACAGGCCCAGGAGACGCGCTATGAGGTTCGCGTGCAGCTCATCTATAAGAACCGCTCGCCACTGCGGGCCCTGGAGTACGTGTGGGCCCTGGGTCGCTGCCCCTGCCCGCGGCTGGACCTCCATCGCGAGTACCTGCTGGCTGTCCAGCGCCTCATCAGCCCTGACGGCACTCAGGACCGGCTGCTGCTGCCCCACACTGGCTACGCCCGAGCGTGGAGCCCTGCCGAGGACAGCCGCGTGCGCCTGGCTGCCCGACACTGCCCCGCCTGA
- the ADAMTSL5 gene encoding ADAMTS-like protein 5 isoform X1: protein MGKLRPGDVEWLALGHPERDENRGPERLNDCPTSHSQWAQSWGSDPGLLAPPLPRPLCSPTPRPLQNLLLLWTLLNCGLGGSAQGPGEWTPWGSWSRCSSSCGRGVSVRSRRCIWLPGLDTCWGDTHEYRLCHLPDCPPGAIPFRDLQCALYNGHPVLGTQTTYQWVPFYGEALQGQLGLCARQGLPARLREVGARRSTDPCGCELEPATRLSTVPHCQAARKLSPGGGGGASDTPSCSAFTPNQCDLHCLAEGHAFYHTFGRVLDGTPCSPGAQGLCVAGRCLSAGCDGLLGSDAREDHCGRCGGANESCLFVQRVFRDSGAFAGYWNVTLIPEGARHIRVAHRSRNHLALIGVDGRHVLNGNWAVSPPGTYEAAGTRVVYTRAAGPEETLRAAGPTSQDLLLQVLLQEPNPGIEFEFWLPRERYGPFQAQAQALGWSLRQPQPREVEPQPAEAPAAPAAGSPRTAPPAPDPCSPCPDTRGRAHRLLHYCGGDFVFRARVLSRLQQAQETRYEVRVQLIYKNRSPLRALEYVWALGRCPCPRLDLHREYLLAVQRLISPDGTQDRLLLPHTGYARAWSPAEDSRVRLAARHCPA, encoded by the exons atggggaaactgaggcctggggatGTGGAGTGGCTGGCCCTTGGCCACCCAGAAAG AGATgagaacagaggcccagagaggttaaatgactgcCCCACATCACACAGCCAGTGGGCACAGAGCTGGGGTTCCGACCCCGGCCTGCTGGCGCCCCCACTGCCGcgccctctctgctcccccacaccccgccccctCCAGAACCTGCTTCTGCTGTGGACCCTCCTGAACTGTGGTTTAGGGGGCAGTGCCCAG GGTCCAGGTGAGTGGACCCCCTGGGGTTCCTGGAGTCGCTGTTCCAGCTCTTGTGGGCGGGGTGTCTCTGTGCGCAGCCGTCGCTGCATCTG GCTTCCCGGGTTAGACACATGCTGGGGAGACACCCATGAGTACCGCCTCTGCCATTTGCCG GACTGTCCCCCAGGGGCCATTCCATTCCGAGACCTCCAGTGTGCCCTCTACAATGGCCACCCTGTTCTAGGCACCCAGACGACTTACCAGTGGGTGCCCTTCTATGGTG aggCCCTCCAAGGCcagcttgggctctgtgccaggcagggtCTGCCAgccaggctcagagaagtgggAGCCAGGAGGAGCACGGATCCCTGCGGCTGTGAGCTTGAGCCTGCGACCAGACTGTCCACTGTGCCCCACTGCCAGGCAGCCAGGAAACTgagtccgggggggggggggggggccagtgACACACCCAGCTGCTCCGCATTCA CGCCCAACCAGTGCGACCTTCACTGCCTGGCCGAGGGGCACGCCTTCTACCACACCTTCGGCCGCGTCCTGGACGGCACCCCCTGCAGCCCCGGGGCCCAGGGGCTCTGCGTGGCCGGCCGCTGCCTC AGCGCCGGCTGTGACGGTTTGCTGGGCTCGGACGCCCGCGAAGATCACTGCGGCCGCTGCGGCGGCGCCAACGAGTCGTGCCTTTTCGTGCAGCGCGTGTTCCGTGACTCCG GTGCCTTCGCTGGGTACTGGAACGTGACCTTGATCCCCGAGGGCGCCAGACACATCCGCGTAGCCCACCGGAGCCGCAACCACCTGG CGCTGATAGGGGTCGACGGGCGCCACGTGCTCAACGGGAACTGGGCGGTCAGCCCACCCGGGACCTACGAGGCGGCGGGCACCCGTGTGGTCTACACCCGCGCTGCGGGGCCAGAGGAGACGCTGCGCGCGGCTGGGCCCACCTCCCAAGACCTGCTCCTGCAG GTCCTCCTGCAGGAGCCCAACCCCGGCATCGAGTTCGAGTTCTGGCTCCCTCGGGAGCGCTACGGCCCCTTCCAGGCGCAGGCGCAGGCCCTGGGCTGGTCCCTGCGGCAGCCGCAGCCTCGGGAGGTGGAACCACAGCCCGCTGAAGCCCCCGCGGCCCCAGCTGCCGGTTCCCCGAGGaccgcgccccccgccccag ACCCCTGCTCACCGTGCCCAGACACTCGAGGTCGCGCGCACCGGCTGCTCCACTATTGCGGCGGCGACTTCG TGTTCAGGGCCCGAGTGCTGAGCCGCCTCCAACAGGCCCAGGAGACGCGCTATGAGGTTCGCGTGCAGCTCATCTATAAGAACCGCTCGCCACTGCGGGCCCTGGAGTACGTGTGGGCCCTGGGTCGCTGCCCCTGCCCGCGGCTGGACCTCCATCGCGAGTACCTGCTGGCTGTCCAGCGCCTCATCAGCCCTGACGGCACTCAGGACCGGCTGCTGCTGCCCCACACTGGCTACGCCCGAGCGTGGAGCCCTGCCGAGGACAGCCGCGTGCGCCTGGCTGCCCGACACTGCCCCGCCTGA
- the REEP6 gene encoding receptor expression-enhancing protein 6 isoform X1, producing MDGLRQRFEHFLEQRNLATEALRALEAKTGVDKRYLATGAATLLSLYLLFGFGASLLCNVIGFVYPAYASIKAIESPSKEDDTVWLTYWVVYGLFGLAEFFSDLLLSWFPFYYAGKCAFLLFCMVPGPWNGAHMLYHRAIRPLFLKHHEAVDSVVRDLGGRALDVAVGITRDVMQTLARGRALVTPAAALGAQPQASVTQPQKDK from the exons ATGGACGGCCTGCGCCAGCGCTTCGAGCACTTTCTGGAACAAAGGAACTTGGCCACCGAAGCGCTAAGGGCGCTCGAAGCCAAGACAGGTGTCGACAAGCGGTACTTAGCCACGG GAGCCGCCACTCTGCTAAGCCTGTATCTTCTGTTCGGCTTCGGGGCGTCTCTACTGTGCAATGTAATCGGATTTGTGTACCCAGCATATGCTTC aaTCAAAGCTATCGAGAGCCCAAGCAAAGAAGACGACACTGTGTGGCTCACCTACTGGGTGGTGTATGGACTGTTCGGGCTGGCCGAGTTCTTCAGCGACCTACTCCTGTCCTGGTTCCCTTTCTACTACGCGGGCAAG TGCGCCTTCCTGTTGTTCTGCATGGTTCCCGGGCCCTGGAACGGGGCTCACATGCTGTATCATCGCGCGATACGGCCGCTGTTTCTAAAGCACCACGAGGCCGTGGACAGCGTCGTGAGAGACCTCGGCGGGAGAGCCCTGGACGTGGCAGTGGGAATAACCCGGGACG TCATGCAGACCCTGGCCCGCGGCCGGGCTCTCGTCACCCCCGCCGCTGCCCTTGGAGCCCAGC CCCAAGCAAGCGTGACCCAGCCCCAGAAGGACAAGTGA
- the REEP6 gene encoding receptor expression-enhancing protein 6 isoform X2 gives MDGLRQRFEHFLEQRNLATEALRALEAKTGVDKRYLATGAATLLSLYLLFGFGASLLCNVIGFVYPAYASIKAIESPSKEDDTVWLTYWVVYGLFGLAEFFSDLLLSWFPFYYAGKCAFLLFCMVPGPWNGAHMLYHRAIRPLFLKHHEAVDSVVRDLGGRALDVAVGITRDAQASVTQPQKDK, from the exons ATGGACGGCCTGCGCCAGCGCTTCGAGCACTTTCTGGAACAAAGGAACTTGGCCACCGAAGCGCTAAGGGCGCTCGAAGCCAAGACAGGTGTCGACAAGCGGTACTTAGCCACGG GAGCCGCCACTCTGCTAAGCCTGTATCTTCTGTTCGGCTTCGGGGCGTCTCTACTGTGCAATGTAATCGGATTTGTGTACCCAGCATATGCTTC aaTCAAAGCTATCGAGAGCCCAAGCAAAGAAGACGACACTGTGTGGCTCACCTACTGGGTGGTGTATGGACTGTTCGGGCTGGCCGAGTTCTTCAGCGACCTACTCCTGTCCTGGTTCCCTTTCTACTACGCGGGCAAG TGCGCCTTCCTGTTGTTCTGCATGGTTCCCGGGCCCTGGAACGGGGCTCACATGCTGTATCATCGCGCGATACGGCCGCTGTTTCTAAAGCACCACGAGGCCGTGGACAGCGTCGTGAGAGACCTCGGCGGGAGAGCCCTGGACGTGGCAGTGGGAATAACCCGGGACG CCCAAGCAAGCGTGACCCAGCCCCAGAAGGACAAGTGA
- the ADAMTSL5 gene encoding ADAMTS-like protein 5 isoform X4, with protein MGKLRPGDVEWLALGHPERDENRGPERLNDCPTSHSQWAQSWGSDPGLLAPPLPRPLCSPTPRPLQNLLLLWTLLNCGLGGSAQGPGEWTPWGSWSRCSSSCGRGVSVRSRRCIWLPGLDTCWGDTHEYRLCHLPDCPPGAIPFRDLQCALYNGHPVLGTQTTYQWVPFYGGAFAGYWNVTLIPEGARHIRVAHRSRNHLALIGVDGRHVLNGNWAVSPPGTYEAAGTRVVYTRAAGPEETLRAAGPTSQDLLLQVLLQEPNPGIEFEFWLPRERYGPFQAQAQALGWSLRQPQPREVEPQPAEAPAAPAAGSPRTAPPAPDPCSPCPDTRGRAHRLLHYCGGDFVFRARVLSRLQQAQETRYEVRVQLIYKNRSPLRALEYVWALGRCPCPRLDLHREYLLAVQRLISPDGTQDRLLLPHTGYARAWSPAEDSRVRLAARHCPA; from the exons atggggaaactgaggcctggggatGTGGAGTGGCTGGCCCTTGGCCACCCAGAAAG AGATgagaacagaggcccagagaggttaaatgactgcCCCACATCACACAGCCAGTGGGCACAGAGCTGGGGTTCCGACCCCGGCCTGCTGGCGCCCCCACTGCCGcgccctctctgctcccccacaccccgccccctCCAGAACCTGCTTCTGCTGTGGACCCTCCTGAACTGTGGTTTAGGGGGCAGTGCCCAG GGTCCAGGTGAGTGGACCCCCTGGGGTTCCTGGAGTCGCTGTTCCAGCTCTTGTGGGCGGGGTGTCTCTGTGCGCAGCCGTCGCTGCATCTG GCTTCCCGGGTTAGACACATGCTGGGGAGACACCCATGAGTACCGCCTCTGCCATTTGCCG GACTGTCCCCCAGGGGCCATTCCATTCCGAGACCTCCAGTGTGCCCTCTACAATGGCCACCCTGTTCTAGGCACCCAGACGACTTACCAGTGGGTGCCCTTCTATGGTG GTGCCTTCGCTGGGTACTGGAACGTGACCTTGATCCCCGAGGGCGCCAGACACATCCGCGTAGCCCACCGGAGCCGCAACCACCTGG CGCTGATAGGGGTCGACGGGCGCCACGTGCTCAACGGGAACTGGGCGGTCAGCCCACCCGGGACCTACGAGGCGGCGGGCACCCGTGTGGTCTACACCCGCGCTGCGGGGCCAGAGGAGACGCTGCGCGCGGCTGGGCCCACCTCCCAAGACCTGCTCCTGCAG GTCCTCCTGCAGGAGCCCAACCCCGGCATCGAGTTCGAGTTCTGGCTCCCTCGGGAGCGCTACGGCCCCTTCCAGGCGCAGGCGCAGGCCCTGGGCTGGTCCCTGCGGCAGCCGCAGCCTCGGGAGGTGGAACCACAGCCCGCTGAAGCCCCCGCGGCCCCAGCTGCCGGTTCCCCGAGGaccgcgccccccgccccag ACCCCTGCTCACCGTGCCCAGACACTCGAGGTCGCGCGCACCGGCTGCTCCACTATTGCGGCGGCGACTTCG TGTTCAGGGCCCGAGTGCTGAGCCGCCTCCAACAGGCCCAGGAGACGCGCTATGAGGTTCGCGTGCAGCTCATCTATAAGAACCGCTCGCCACTGCGGGCCCTGGAGTACGTGTGGGCCCTGGGTCGCTGCCCCTGCCCGCGGCTGGACCTCCATCGCGAGTACCTGCTGGCTGTCCAGCGCCTCATCAGCCCTGACGGCACTCAGGACCGGCTGCTGCTGCCCCACACTGGCTACGCCCGAGCGTGGAGCCCTGCCGAGGACAGCCGCGTGCGCCTGGCTGCCCGACACTGCCCCGCCTGA
- the ADAMTSL5 gene encoding ADAMTS-like protein 5 isoform X3 has translation MGKLRPGDVEWLALGHPERDENRGPERLNDCPTSHSQWAQSWGSDPGLLAPPLPRPLCSPTPRPLQNLLLLWTLLNCGLGGSAQGPGEWTPWGSWSRCSSSCGRGVSVRSRRCIWLPGLDTCWGDTHEYRLCHLPDCPPGAIPFRDLQCALYNGHPVLGTQTTYQWVPFYGAPNQCDLHCLAEGHAFYHTFGRVLDGTPCSPGAQGLCVAGRCLSAGCDGLLGSDAREDHCGRCGGANESCLFVQRVFRDSGAFAGYWNVTLIPEGARHIRVAHRSRNHLALIGVDGRHVLNGNWAVSPPGTYEAAGTRVVYTRAAGPEETLRAAGPTSQDLLLQVLLQEPNPGIEFEFWLPRERYGPFQAQAQALGWSLRQPQPREVEPQPAEAPAAPAAGSPRTAPPAPDPCSPCPDTRGRAHRLLHYCGGDFVFRARVLSRLQQAQETRYEVRVQLIYKNRSPLRALEYVWALGRCPCPRLDLHREYLLAVQRLISPDGTQDRLLLPHTGYARAWSPAEDSRVRLAARHCPA, from the exons atggggaaactgaggcctggggatGTGGAGTGGCTGGCCCTTGGCCACCCAGAAAG AGATgagaacagaggcccagagaggttaaatgactgcCCCACATCACACAGCCAGTGGGCACAGAGCTGGGGTTCCGACCCCGGCCTGCTGGCGCCCCCACTGCCGcgccctctctgctcccccacaccccgccccctCCAGAACCTGCTTCTGCTGTGGACCCTCCTGAACTGTGGTTTAGGGGGCAGTGCCCAG GGTCCAGGTGAGTGGACCCCCTGGGGTTCCTGGAGTCGCTGTTCCAGCTCTTGTGGGCGGGGTGTCTCTGTGCGCAGCCGTCGCTGCATCTG GCTTCCCGGGTTAGACACATGCTGGGGAGACACCCATGAGTACCGCCTCTGCCATTTGCCG GACTGTCCCCCAGGGGCCATTCCATTCCGAGACCTCCAGTGTGCCCTCTACAATGGCCACCCTGTTCTAGGCACCCAGACGACTTACCAGTGGGTGCCCTTCTATGGTG CGCCCAACCAGTGCGACCTTCACTGCCTGGCCGAGGGGCACGCCTTCTACCACACCTTCGGCCGCGTCCTGGACGGCACCCCCTGCAGCCCCGGGGCCCAGGGGCTCTGCGTGGCCGGCCGCTGCCTC AGCGCCGGCTGTGACGGTTTGCTGGGCTCGGACGCCCGCGAAGATCACTGCGGCCGCTGCGGCGGCGCCAACGAGTCGTGCCTTTTCGTGCAGCGCGTGTTCCGTGACTCCG GTGCCTTCGCTGGGTACTGGAACGTGACCTTGATCCCCGAGGGCGCCAGACACATCCGCGTAGCCCACCGGAGCCGCAACCACCTGG CGCTGATAGGGGTCGACGGGCGCCACGTGCTCAACGGGAACTGGGCGGTCAGCCCACCCGGGACCTACGAGGCGGCGGGCACCCGTGTGGTCTACACCCGCGCTGCGGGGCCAGAGGAGACGCTGCGCGCGGCTGGGCCCACCTCCCAAGACCTGCTCCTGCAG GTCCTCCTGCAGGAGCCCAACCCCGGCATCGAGTTCGAGTTCTGGCTCCCTCGGGAGCGCTACGGCCCCTTCCAGGCGCAGGCGCAGGCCCTGGGCTGGTCCCTGCGGCAGCCGCAGCCTCGGGAGGTGGAACCACAGCCCGCTGAAGCCCCCGCGGCCCCAGCTGCCGGTTCCCCGAGGaccgcgccccccgccccag ACCCCTGCTCACCGTGCCCAGACACTCGAGGTCGCGCGCACCGGCTGCTCCACTATTGCGGCGGCGACTTCG TGTTCAGGGCCCGAGTGCTGAGCCGCCTCCAACAGGCCCAGGAGACGCGCTATGAGGTTCGCGTGCAGCTCATCTATAAGAACCGCTCGCCACTGCGGGCCCTGGAGTACGTGTGGGCCCTGGGTCGCTGCCCCTGCCCGCGGCTGGACCTCCATCGCGAGTACCTGCTGGCTGTCCAGCGCCTCATCAGCCCTGACGGCACTCAGGACCGGCTGCTGCTGCCCCACACTGGCTACGCCCGAGCGTGGAGCCCTGCCGAGGACAGCCGCGTGCGCCTGGCTGCCCGACACTGCCCCGCCTGA